The Leptolyngbya subtilissima AS-A7 genome includes a region encoding these proteins:
- a CDS encoding cation diffusion facilitator family transporter, with translation MEFCLPMNEGEYQRRISYRLLLTTLWATLLLLAVQAIGGWASQSLTLLAESLHTLVDGFSTVLSLVAVTSPQRQMGREVWGHGRAEVAGTLILCVFLGFTGVSLLLIALRQLLSGLTGGATPFPVAIDSAVLRFTAAMVILNVALGIYASYQSRSLSSQALKLNTRHFLADAWLSIVMVGVLLAIWQGQRWLDPVFALVLLPLVGRSLWRVLNEQLPMLLRPTAIAPEAISHIATQVEGVTRCTRIRSRGMVGRQVWIEIHLVLHPEFVESAEIIGEQIDAQLRHRYGPLRTQVWVESARPYQDAFMEPGMPNYLPPSSNGGGSDWG, from the coding sequence GTGGAATTCTGTCTGCCCATGAACGAGGGCGAGTACCAACGCCGCATTAGCTACCGCTTGTTGCTGACGACCCTGTGGGCAACCCTGCTGCTGCTAGCGGTGCAAGCCATTGGTGGGTGGGCCAGCCAGTCGTTGACCCTGCTGGCCGAATCGCTGCACACCCTAGTAGACGGGTTTAGCACGGTACTCAGCCTGGTGGCGGTGACTTCGCCCCAGCGGCAGATGGGCCGTGAGGTGTGGGGCCATGGGCGCGCTGAGGTGGCAGGTACCCTAATCTTGTGCGTTTTTTTGGGGTTTACCGGGGTCAGTTTGCTGCTGATTGCCCTACGTCAGTTGCTTAGTGGCCTCACTGGAGGGGCAACCCCATTTCCTGTAGCGATCGACTCAGCCGTGCTGCGATTTACGGCGGCGATGGTGATTCTCAATGTGGCCCTGGGTATCTACGCCAGCTACCAGTCTCGCAGCCTCAGCAGCCAGGCCCTCAAGCTCAACACGCGCCACTTTTTAGCTGATGCCTGGTTGAGCATTGTCATGGTCGGGGTGCTGCTGGCGATCTGGCAGGGGCAGCGCTGGCTCGACCCGGTCTTTGCCCTGGTGCTGCTGCCCCTAGTGGGCCGCAGCCTGTGGCGAGTACTCAACGAACAGCTGCCGATGCTGCTGCGCCCGACGGCGATCGCCCCCGAAGCCATCTCCCACATTGCCACCCAGGTAGAGGGTGTCACCCGCTGTACCCGCATTCGCTCCCGGGGTATGGTGGGTCGCCAGGTATGGATTGAGATTCATCTGGTGCTGCACCCCGAGTTTGTGGAATCGGCAGAAATTATCGGCGAGCAGATCGATGCCCAGCTTCGCCACCGCTATGGCCCCCTCCGTACCCAAGTCTGGGTTGAATCTGCTCGCCCCTACCAGGACGCGTTTATGGAGCCAGGCATGCCGAATTACTTGCCGCCCTCGTCGAACGGTGGCGGTAGTGACTGGGGATAG
- a CDS encoding chorismate lyase, which yields MASALQPIIDPAVPSDWHALAPRWQAGQPTVQKGLPHDQLAPAWQILLLGDGSPTRHLQLLTRDRTEVDVIDMTPVGMDLDGAPDIIRVVPGPRLRRQVWLRTASGQRLAYAASWWEASHVDEYLQNKSLPIWASLARLRTELYRDIQGIYYGDSPALEEAFGQAGPFWGRHYLFWHRGKPLTLIYEVFSPYLTRYLGPMQSGPNPGL from the coding sequence TTGGCCTCTGCCCTACAGCCCATCATTGACCCGGCGGTGCCCAGCGACTGGCACGCCCTTGCCCCCCGCTGGCAGGCCGGGCAGCCCACCGTACAAAAAGGTCTGCCCCACGACCAGCTTGCTCCCGCCTGGCAAATTTTACTGCTGGGAGATGGTTCGCCCACTCGTCATTTGCAGCTGTTGACACGCGATCGCACCGAGGTCGATGTCATCGACATGACCCCGGTGGGCATGGATCTCGACGGTGCCCCCGACATCATTCGCGTGGTGCCTGGTCCCCGCCTGCGCCGCCAGGTGTGGCTGCGCACCGCCTCGGGTCAGCGGCTGGCCTACGCCGCTTCCTGGTGGGAGGCCAGCCATGTCGATGAGTACCTGCAAAACAAGTCATTGCCTATCTGGGCTAGCCTGGCCCGCCTGCGCACTGAGCTTTACCGCGACATTCAGGGCATCTACTACGGCGATTCGCCAGCCCTAGAAGAAGCCTTTGGCCAGGCCGGGCCGTTTTGGGGCCGCCACTACCTGTTTTGGCATCGGGGCAAGCCATTGACGCTGATTTATGAGGTGTTTTCGCCCTACTTGACCCGTTACCTAGGGCCGATGCAGAGTGGGCCAAATCCAGGCCTGTAG
- a CDS encoding allophanate hydrolase-related protein produces MAEGIKLAVNGTLMRGLALNPNLLNAGAKFLYEAATTPHYRLWSIDDVHPAMVRVSQGGIAVALEVWQVPTDGLVQVLLQEPPGLSIGKVPLSTGETVLGVLGEPVLCEGQREISAYGGWRSYCAALEQEAVPHSKLSQ; encoded by the coding sequence ATGGCGGAGGGAATCAAACTAGCGGTCAACGGTACTTTAATGCGGGGTTTGGCGCTGAACCCCAACCTGCTCAACGCCGGGGCCAAGTTTCTCTACGAAGCGGCCACTACTCCCCACTACCGCCTGTGGTCCATCGACGATGTTCACCCGGCTATGGTGCGGGTTAGTCAGGGGGGCATCGCCGTAGCGCTAGAGGTGTGGCAGGTGCCTACCGATGGGTTGGTGCAGGTGCTGTTGCAAGAGCCGCCGGGGCTGAGTATTGGCAAAGTGCCTTTATCTACCGGTGAAACGGTGCTAGGCGTGCTGGGTGAACCCGTGCTATGTGAAGGCCAGCGAGAGATTTCGGCCTACGGCGGCTGGCGATCGTACTGTGCCGCGCTAGAGCAAGAGGCAGTGCCCCATTCAAAGCTGTCTCAGTAG
- the sbcD gene encoding exonuclease subunit SbcD → MITLLHLSDIHMGSGFAHGRLNPETGLNTRLEDFIAALTRCIDRALAEPVDLVLFGGDAFPDATPPPLVQQALARQFCRLSAAGIPTVLLVGNHDQHAQGLGGASLSIYRTLGVPDVVVGDRLETHRIDTRNGPVQVVTLPWLTKSTLLTRPETEGFSMAQVNELLLDRLRVALEGEIRRLDPAIPAVLLAHAMVDTATYGAERFLATGRGFNIPMAMLARPCFDYVALGHVHRYQVLCEQPLMIYPGSIERVDFSEEAEEKGYLLVQVSKENTQAEFCPLPVRPFKTIQVNLTEAEHPQARLERAIAKADITDAVVRCLYTLRTDQVDQVDQSALETILADAHTYTLQPELKAQTNRSRLPELGTDSTLDPLSALGTYLANRDDLSDLAEAMMTAAAALIADETEVDLPPEPADIDLDDLDNLVLEETAQQLRLL, encoded by the coding sequence ATGATCACCCTTCTCCACCTCTCCGACATCCACATGGGTAGCGGGTTTGCCCACGGTCGCCTTAACCCCGAAACCGGCCTCAACACCCGCTTAGAAGATTTCATTGCCGCCCTCACTCGCTGCATCGATCGCGCTTTAGCCGAGCCGGTCGATTTGGTGCTGTTTGGCGGCGATGCCTTCCCCGATGCCACGCCGCCGCCGCTAGTGCAGCAGGCCCTGGCCCGCCAGTTTTGTCGGCTGTCGGCAGCGGGCATTCCCACCGTGCTGCTGGTGGGCAACCACGACCAGCATGCCCAGGGCCTGGGCGGAGCCAGTCTATCGATCTACAGAACCCTAGGCGTGCCGGATGTGGTGGTGGGCGATCGCCTCGAAACCCACCGCATCGACACCCGCAACGGCCCGGTGCAGGTGGTCACCCTGCCCTGGCTGACCAAATCGACCCTGCTGACCCGCCCCGAAACCGAGGGCTTCTCTATGGCCCAGGTCAACGAGCTGCTGCTCGATCGCCTGCGGGTAGCCCTAGAGGGCGAAATTCGCCGCCTCGACCCCGCTATTCCCGCTGTTTTGCTGGCCCACGCCATGGTCGATACCGCCACCTACGGGGCCGAGCGATTTTTGGCCACCGGGCGGGGCTTCAATATTCCCATGGCAATGCTGGCCCGCCCCTGCTTTGACTACGTTGCCCTGGGCCATGTGCACCGCTACCAGGTGCTTTGCGAACAGCCGCTAATGATTTACCCCGGCAGCATTGAGCGGGTTGACTTCAGCGAAGAAGCCGAAGAAAAAGGCTATCTATTGGTTCAGGTGAGTAAGGAAAACACCCAGGCCGAGTTTTGCCCCCTACCCGTGCGCCCCTTCAAAACCATTCAGGTCAACCTCACCGAGGCCGAGCATCCCCAGGCTCGGCTGGAGCGGGCGATCGCCAAAGCCGATATCACCGATGCCGTGGTGCGCTGCCTCTACACCCTGCGCACCGACCAGGTTGACCAAGTCGACCAGTCTGCCCTAGAGACTATTCTGGCCGACGCCCACACCTACACCCTGCAACCCGAGCTGAAGGCTCAAACCAACCGCAGCCGCCTGCCCGAACTAGGCACAGACAGCACCCTTGACCCGTTGTCAGCCTTGGGTACCTACCTGGCCAACCGCGACGACCTCAGCGACCTAGCCGAGGCCATGATGACTGCTGCCGCTGCCCTGATAGCCGACGAAACCGAGGTTGACCTGCCCCCTGAGCCCGCCGACATAGACCTAGATGACTTGGATAACCTGGTGCTTGAAGAAACCGCCCAGCAGCTGCGACTGCTCTAG